The following are encoded together in the Chaetodon auriga isolate fChaAug3 chromosome 6, fChaAug3.hap1, whole genome shotgun sequence genome:
- the cnot2 gene encoding CCR4-NOT transcription complex subunit 2 isoform X2, with product MFGARKKFVEFVEVVDNDFTDESMYYNQPSMFPHRSDKDMLSSPSPSSSGQLSQLGASLYGPQSALGFSVRGMGNNTPQLNRNLTQGTQLPSHITPTTGVPTMSLHTPPSPSRGTLPMNSRNMLNHSQVGQGIGMSGRTNSMGSSGLGSPNRSSPSIICMPKQQPARQPFTINSMSGFGMNRNQAFGINNSLSSSIFNGTDGSENVTGLDLSDFPALADRSRREGTGNPTPVLNPLAGRAPYVGMVTKPSTEQTQDFSIHNEDFPALPGPNYKDPTLNNDDSKTNLNSTSKSTSNADGPKFPGDKTASAQNNNQKKGIQVLPDGRVTNIPSGMVTDQFGMIGLLTFIRAAETDPGMVHLALGSDLTTLGLNLNSPENLYPKFASPWASSPCRPQDIDFHVPSEYLTNIHIRDKLAAIKLARYGEDLLFYLYYMNGGDLLQLLAAVELFNRDWRYHKEERVWITRAPGMEPTLKTNAYERGTYYFFDCLNWRKVAKEFHLEYDKLEERPHVPTTFNYNPAQQAF from the exons ATGTTTGGTGCTAGAAAGAAATTTGTAGAGTTCGTCGAGGTAGTCGATAACGACTTTACTGATGAAAGCATGTACTACAACCAGCCGTCGATGTTCCCACATCGGTCGGACAAAGAT ATgctttcctctccctcaccATCGTCGTCGGGTCAGCTGTCGCAGCTTGGTGCAAGTTTGTACGGTCCACAAA GTGCACTCGGCTTCTCGGTAAGGGGCATGGGGAACAATACGCCTCAGTTAAACCGAAATCTAACACAAGGCACGCAGCTACCAAGTCATATCACCCCCACGACGGGGGTCCCCACCATGTCCCTCCATACCCCTCCATCAccaagcag GGGGACATTGCCGATGAACTCGAGGAACATGCTGAACCACTCTCAGGTCGGTCAAGGCATCGGAATGAGCGGCAGGACCAATAGTATGGGCAGCTCGGGGCTGGGCAGCCCCAACCGCAGCTCGCCCAGTATCATCTGTATGCCCAAACAGCAACCAGCACGCCAGCCATTCACCATAAACAG CATGTCAGGATTTGGTATGAACCGCAATCAGGCTTTTGGGATAAACAACTCATTATCAAGCAGCATCTTCAATGGCACAG ATGGGAGTGAAAATGTAACGGGACTGGATCTCTCAGACTTCCCTGCGTTAGCAGACAGGAGTCGGAGAGAAGGGACTGGAAACCCAACACCGGTGCTCAACCCACTGGCTGGACGGGCTCCTTATG TTGGCATGGTGACAAAGCCATCAACTGAACAGACACAGGATTTCTCCATCCATAACGAGGACTTCCCTGCACTGCCTGGCCCAAACTATAAGGACCCCACGTTGAACAACGATGACAGCAAAACT AACTTGAACTCCACAAGCAAGAGCACATCTAATGCAGATGGGCCCAAGTTCCCCGGAGACAAAACGGCCTCAGCACAGAACAACAACCAGAAGAAAGGGATCCAGGTGTTGCCCGATG GTCGGGTGACGAACATTCCCTCAGGAATGGTAACAGACCAATTCGGCATGATTGGCCTGCTGACGTTTATCCGGGCGGCAGAGACTGACCCGGGGATGGTCCATCTGGCGCTAGGAAGTGACCTCACGACACTGGGACTCAACTTAAACTCACCAGA AAACTTGTACCCCAAGTTCGCCTCTCCTTGGGCTTCATCACCATGTCGACCTCAAGACATTG ACTTCCACGTTCCCTCTGAATACTTAACCAATATCCACATAAGGGACAAG TTGGCTGCAATTAAACTGGCTCGATATGGTGAAGACCTGTTGTTCTACCTGTACTACATGAACGGGGGAGACCTGCTACAGCTTCTGGCAGCAGTGGAGCT CTTTAACAGGGACTGGAGGTACCACAAAGAGGAGCGGGTTTGGATAACAAGGGCGCCCGGTATGGAGCCTACACTGAAGACCAACGCCTACGAGAGGGGAACCTACTACTTTTTTGATTGTCTTAACTGGAGGAAAGTAGCCAAG GAATTTCATCTGGAGTATGACAAGCTGGAGGAGAGGCCACACGTGCCAACAACATTCAACTACAACCCAGCCCAGCAGGCCTTCTAA
- the cnot2 gene encoding CCR4-NOT transcription complex subunit 2 isoform X3, with amino-acid sequence MFGARKKFVEFVEVVDNDFTDESMYYNQPSMFPHRSDKDMLSSPSPSSSGQLSQLGASLYGPQSALGFSVRGMGNNTPQLNRNLTQGTQLPSHITPTTGVPTMSLHTPPSPSRGTLPMNSRNMLNHSQVGQGIGMSGRTNSMGSSGLGSPNRSSPSIICMPKQQPARQPFTINSMSGFGMNRNQAFGINNSLSSSIFNGTVGMVTKPSTEQTQDFSIHNEDFPALPGPNYKDPTLNNDDSKTNLNSTSKSTSNADGPKFPGDKTASAQNNNQKKGIQVLPDGRVTNIPSGMVTDQFGMIGLLTFIRAAETDPGMVHLALGSDLTTLGLNLNSPENLYPKFASPWASSPCRPQDIDFHVPSEYLTNIHIRDKLAAIKLARYGEDLLFYLYYMNGGDLLQLLAAVELFNRDWRYHKEERVWITRAPGMEPTLKTNAYERGTYYFFDCLNWRKVAKEFHLEYDKLEERPHVPTTFNYNPAQQAF; translated from the exons ATGTTTGGTGCTAGAAAGAAATTTGTAGAGTTCGTCGAGGTAGTCGATAACGACTTTACTGATGAAAGCATGTACTACAACCAGCCGTCGATGTTCCCACATCGGTCGGACAAAGAT ATgctttcctctccctcaccATCGTCGTCGGGTCAGCTGTCGCAGCTTGGTGCAAGTTTGTACGGTCCACAAA GTGCACTCGGCTTCTCGGTAAGGGGCATGGGGAACAATACGCCTCAGTTAAACCGAAATCTAACACAAGGCACGCAGCTACCAAGTCATATCACCCCCACGACGGGGGTCCCCACCATGTCCCTCCATACCCCTCCATCAccaagcag GGGGACATTGCCGATGAACTCGAGGAACATGCTGAACCACTCTCAGGTCGGTCAAGGCATCGGAATGAGCGGCAGGACCAATAGTATGGGCAGCTCGGGGCTGGGCAGCCCCAACCGCAGCTCGCCCAGTATCATCTGTATGCCCAAACAGCAACCAGCACGCCAGCCATTCACCATAAACAG CATGTCAGGATTTGGTATGAACCGCAATCAGGCTTTTGGGATAAACAACTCATTATCAAGCAGCATCTTCAATGGCACAG TTGGCATGGTGACAAAGCCATCAACTGAACAGACACAGGATTTCTCCATCCATAACGAGGACTTCCCTGCACTGCCTGGCCCAAACTATAAGGACCCCACGTTGAACAACGATGACAGCAAAACT AACTTGAACTCCACAAGCAAGAGCACATCTAATGCAGATGGGCCCAAGTTCCCCGGAGACAAAACGGCCTCAGCACAGAACAACAACCAGAAGAAAGGGATCCAGGTGTTGCCCGATG GTCGGGTGACGAACATTCCCTCAGGAATGGTAACAGACCAATTCGGCATGATTGGCCTGCTGACGTTTATCCGGGCGGCAGAGACTGACCCGGGGATGGTCCATCTGGCGCTAGGAAGTGACCTCACGACACTGGGACTCAACTTAAACTCACCAGA AAACTTGTACCCCAAGTTCGCCTCTCCTTGGGCTTCATCACCATGTCGACCTCAAGACATTG ACTTCCACGTTCCCTCTGAATACTTAACCAATATCCACATAAGGGACAAG TTGGCTGCAATTAAACTGGCTCGATATGGTGAAGACCTGTTGTTCTACCTGTACTACATGAACGGGGGAGACCTGCTACAGCTTCTGGCAGCAGTGGAGCT CTTTAACAGGGACTGGAGGTACCACAAAGAGGAGCGGGTTTGGATAACAAGGGCGCCCGGTATGGAGCCTACACTGAAGACCAACGCCTACGAGAGGGGAACCTACTACTTTTTTGATTGTCTTAACTGGAGGAAAGTAGCCAAG GAATTTCATCTGGAGTATGACAAGCTGGAGGAGAGGCCACACGTGCCAACAACATTCAACTACAACCCAGCCCAGCAGGCCTTCTAA
- the cnot2 gene encoding CCR4-NOT transcription complex subunit 2 isoform X1 — translation MFGARKKFVEFVEVVDNDFTDESMYYNQPSMFPHRSDKDVSLLATLSQFCDFLSFLVILLCPVLTHFLQMLSSPSPSSSGQLSQLGASLYGPQSALGFSVRGMGNNTPQLNRNLTQGTQLPSHITPTTGVPTMSLHTPPSPSRGTLPMNSRNMLNHSQVGQGIGMSGRTNSMGSSGLGSPNRSSPSIICMPKQQPARQPFTINSMSGFGMNRNQAFGINNSLSSSIFNGTDGSENVTGLDLSDFPALADRSRREGTGNPTPVLNPLAGRAPYVGMVTKPSTEQTQDFSIHNEDFPALPGPNYKDPTLNNDDSKTNLNSTSKSTSNADGPKFPGDKTASAQNNNQKKGIQVLPDGRVTNIPSGMVTDQFGMIGLLTFIRAAETDPGMVHLALGSDLTTLGLNLNSPENLYPKFASPWASSPCRPQDIDFHVPSEYLTNIHIRDKLAAIKLARYGEDLLFYLYYMNGGDLLQLLAAVELFNRDWRYHKEERVWITRAPGMEPTLKTNAYERGTYYFFDCLNWRKVAKEFHLEYDKLEERPHVPTTFNYNPAQQAF, via the exons ATGTTTGGTGCTAGAAAGAAATTTGTAGAGTTCGTCGAGGTAGTCGATAACGACTTTACTGATGAAAGCATGTACTACAACCAGCCGTCGATGTTCCCACATCGGTCGGACAAAGATGTGAGTTTGCTCGCCACATTGTCACAATTCTGTGATTTCCTGAGCTTCCTGGTCATCTTACTCTGTCCTGTCCTCACACATTTTCTCCAGATgctttcctctccctcaccATCGTCGTCGGGTCAGCTGTCGCAGCTTGGTGCAAGTTTGTACGGTCCACAAA GTGCACTCGGCTTCTCGGTAAGGGGCATGGGGAACAATACGCCTCAGTTAAACCGAAATCTAACACAAGGCACGCAGCTACCAAGTCATATCACCCCCACGACGGGGGTCCCCACCATGTCCCTCCATACCCCTCCATCAccaagcag GGGGACATTGCCGATGAACTCGAGGAACATGCTGAACCACTCTCAGGTCGGTCAAGGCATCGGAATGAGCGGCAGGACCAATAGTATGGGCAGCTCGGGGCTGGGCAGCCCCAACCGCAGCTCGCCCAGTATCATCTGTATGCCCAAACAGCAACCAGCACGCCAGCCATTCACCATAAACAG CATGTCAGGATTTGGTATGAACCGCAATCAGGCTTTTGGGATAAACAACTCATTATCAAGCAGCATCTTCAATGGCACAG ATGGGAGTGAAAATGTAACGGGACTGGATCTCTCAGACTTCCCTGCGTTAGCAGACAGGAGTCGGAGAGAAGGGACTGGAAACCCAACACCGGTGCTCAACCCACTGGCTGGACGGGCTCCTTATG TTGGCATGGTGACAAAGCCATCAACTGAACAGACACAGGATTTCTCCATCCATAACGAGGACTTCCCTGCACTGCCTGGCCCAAACTATAAGGACCCCACGTTGAACAACGATGACAGCAAAACT AACTTGAACTCCACAAGCAAGAGCACATCTAATGCAGATGGGCCCAAGTTCCCCGGAGACAAAACGGCCTCAGCACAGAACAACAACCAGAAGAAAGGGATCCAGGTGTTGCCCGATG GTCGGGTGACGAACATTCCCTCAGGAATGGTAACAGACCAATTCGGCATGATTGGCCTGCTGACGTTTATCCGGGCGGCAGAGACTGACCCGGGGATGGTCCATCTGGCGCTAGGAAGTGACCTCACGACACTGGGACTCAACTTAAACTCACCAGA AAACTTGTACCCCAAGTTCGCCTCTCCTTGGGCTTCATCACCATGTCGACCTCAAGACATTG ACTTCCACGTTCCCTCTGAATACTTAACCAATATCCACATAAGGGACAAG TTGGCTGCAATTAAACTGGCTCGATATGGTGAAGACCTGTTGTTCTACCTGTACTACATGAACGGGGGAGACCTGCTACAGCTTCTGGCAGCAGTGGAGCT CTTTAACAGGGACTGGAGGTACCACAAAGAGGAGCGGGTTTGGATAACAAGGGCGCCCGGTATGGAGCCTACACTGAAGACCAACGCCTACGAGAGGGGAACCTACTACTTTTTTGATTGTCTTAACTGGAGGAAAGTAGCCAAG GAATTTCATCTGGAGTATGACAAGCTGGAGGAGAGGCCACACGTGCCAACAACATTCAACTACAACCCAGCCCAGCAGGCCTTCTAA
- the lrrc10 gene encoding leucine-rich repeat-containing protein 10, with protein MWRTSGVSETGSKMGNAMRGIVAFIPSERCQRFLVGDLKEMPLDRTLDLSSRQLRRLPVAACVFDELVKLYLSDNNLSSLPVELQGLKKLQLLALDFNCFEELPAAVCRLPQLSILYLGNNRLCSLPKELRQLKELSTLWLETNCFTVFPKVVCELSNLKTLHLGYNQIQSLPKELSGLEELRSVWLAGNQLAEFPPVLLEMHFLAVIDVDRNKIRRFPGLSHLQGLKLVIYDHNPCVNAPMVGEGVRRVGRWADSPDDEQEDDGSKAASETTAEVTEAHPEEELDM; from the coding sequence ATGTGGAGGACCAGTGGTGTGTCAGAGACAGGGAGTAAGATGGGTAACGCCATGCGAGGCATTGTTGCCTTCATTCCTTCAGAGCGTTGCCAACGCTTCTTAGTGGGGGACCTGAAGGAAATGCCACTTGATCGGACCCTGGACCTGAGCAGCCGACAGTTGCGTCGGCTGCCTGTTGCTGCCTGTGTCTTTGATGAGCTGGTGAAGCTCTACCTGAGTGACAACAACCTCAGCAGCTTGCCGGTTGAACTGCAGGGCCTGaagaagctgcagctcctggCCCTTGACTTTAACTGCTTTGAAGAGCTCCCAGCAGCCGTTTGCCGATTGCCCCAGCTCAGCATCCTTTACCTGGGTAACAACAGGCTTTGCAGTCTCCCCAAAGAACTGAGACAGCTCAAGGAACTTAGTACTCTGTGGCTGGAGACTAATTGCTTCACTGTTTTCCCCAAGGTGGTTTGTGAGCTCTCTAATCTCAAGACCCTGCACCTCGGTTATAATCAGATACAGAGTTTACCAAAAGAGCTCAGCGGGCTGGAAGAGCTAAGAAGTGTCTGGCTTGCAGGGAACCAGCTGGCAGAGTTCCCACCCGTGTTGCTGGAAATGCATTTTCTTGCCGTCATCGATGTGGATCGCAACAAAATACGCCGCTTCCCAGGCCTGTCTCACTTGCAGGGGTTGAAACTCGTCATCTATGACCACAACCCCTGTGTGAATGCCCCAATGGTGGGCGAGGGAGTCAGAAGAGTCGGGCGCTGGGCGGACAGCCCGGATGATGAACAGGAAGATGATGGGTCAAAAGCAGCGAGCGAGACGACAGCAGAGGTCACGGAAGCACACCCTGAGGAGGAGCTCGATATGTAG